The nucleotide sequence CCTCGGCGTCGAGTTCAAGGGCGGTCATCGCATCGACAGCATGAAGGCCCTGCTCACGGAGAAGTACGACGCGATCTTCGTCGGCTCCGGCGCGCCGCGCGGCCGCGAGCTCGACATTCCCGGCCGGAAAGAAGCGGCAGGGAACATCCATATAGGCATCGACTGGCTGTCCTCAGTGTCGTTCGGCCATACCGACAAGATCGGCAAGCGCGTGATCGTGCTCGGCGGCGGCAACACCGCAATGGATTGCTGCCGCACCGCGCGCAGGCTTGGCGGCGAAGACGTCAAGGTTATCGTGCGCTCCGGCTTCGACGAGATGAAGGCCTCGCCCTGGGAGAAGGAAGACGCGATCCACGAGGATATCCCGATCCTCAACTTCCTCGTTCCCGTTGCCTTCATTCACGACAACGGCAAGCTCACCGGCGTCACCTTCCAGAAGGTGAAGGCGGAGTACGACGCCAAAGGCCGCCGCAATCTCGTTCCCTCGGGCGAGCCCGACCAGACCTTCGAATGCGACGACGTGCTGGTCGCGGTCGGCCAGGAGAACGCCTTCCCCTGGATCGAACAGGACTGCGGCATCGAGTTCGACAAGTGGCACATGCCCAAGGTCGATCCGAAGACTTTCGTCTCGACGAATCCGAAGGTGTTCTTCGGCGGCGACGCCGCCTTCGGCCCCAAGAACATCATCTGGGCCGTCGCGCACGGTCACGACGCCGCGCTGTCGATCCACAGGCTGCTCTCGGGCCAGGACATCACCGAGCGCCCGCTGCCGGAGGTGCACGTCTCCTCGCAGAAGATGGGCATCCACGAATGGAGCTATGACAACGACATCTCGGTCGACAAGCGCTTCAAGGTGCCGCATCGCGACAAGGTGGTCGCGCTGAAGGACATCCGCGCCGAGGTCGAGCTCGGCTACGACGTCAAGCTCGCGCTCGGCGAAGCGCATCGCTGCCTGAACTGCGACGTGCAAACCGTGTTCTCGACCGCGCTCTGCATCGAGTGCGATGCCTGCGCCGACATCTGCCCGATGGACTGCATCACCTTCACGGCAAACGGCGAGGAAAGCGACTTGCGCCAGCGCCTGAAGGCGCCCTCGCCGCATCCGGACCAGGACCTTTACGTCTCCAGCGACCTCAAGACCGGGCGCGTGATGGTCAAGGACGAGGACGTCTGCCTGCATTGCGGGTTGTGCGCCGAGCGTTGTCCCACCGGCGCCTGGGACATGCAGAAATATTTCATCGAAATGACCCACGCAGGATCGTCATGTCCGACAAAAAGCCGATCAGCAGCGTAAACGACTTCGTCGTCCGCTTTGCCAACGTCAACGGCTCGGGCTCGGCCAGCGCCAACGAACTGTTCGCCCGCGCGATCCTGCGCCATGGCGTGCCGGTCTCCCCGCGCAACATCTTTCCGTCCAACATCCAGGGCCTGCCGACCTGGTACGAGGTGCGGGTGACGGAAGCCGGCCATCTCGGCGCCCGCGGCGGCGTCGACATGATGGTGGCGATGAACCCGCAGACCTGGGACAAGGACGTCGCCGGCATCGAGCCCGGCGGCTATCTGTTTTACGATTCCACCAAGCCGATGCCGTCGACCAAATTCCGAGACGACATCACCGTGATCGGCGTGCCGCTGACCGCGATCACCAATTCGACCTACACCGATCCACGCCAGCGCCAGCTCTTCAAGAACATCATCTATCTCGGCGCGCTCTCCGCTCTGCTCGACATGGATCCGAAGGTGATCGAGCAGCTCATCGGCGAGCAGTACAAGGGCAAGGAGAAGCTGCTCTCCTCCAACGTCCACGCGCTGCATCTCGGCCGCGACTGGGCGCTGCAGAACCTGAAATGCCCGATCGGGCTGCGTGTGAAGAAAGCCGACAAGGTCGGCGACCGCATCTTCATCGAGGGCAACAGCGCCGCGGCGCTCGGCGCCGTCTATGGCGGCGCGACGGTATGTGCCTGGTATCCGATCACGCCATCATCGTCGGTGGCGGAGGCCTTCACCAGCCACTGCAAAAAGTACCGGCACGATCCTGAGACCGGCAAGGCAAAATACGCGATCGTCCAGGGCGAGGACGAGCTCGCCTCGATCGGCATCGTGATCGGCGCGTCCTGGAACGGCGCCCGCGCCTTCACCGCGACCTCGGGCCCGGGCATCTCGCTGATGACGGAGTTCATCGGCCTGTCCTACTTCGCCGAGATCCCGGCCGTGATCATGAACATCCAGCGCGCCGGCCCCTCGACGGGCATGCCGACACGCACCCAGCAATGCGATGTCATCGCCTGCGCCTATGCCTCGCATGGCGACACCAAGCATGTGCTGCTGTTCCCGGAAGATCCGGCCGAGGCGTTCGAGTTCGCTGCCGCGGCCTTCGACCTCGCCGAGCGGCTGCAGACCACGATCTTCCTGATGCTCGACCTCGACATCGGCATGAACCATCGCCTCTGCCGTCCGCTGAAGTGGGACGATGCGCGCCAATACGACCGCGGCAAGATCATGACCGCGGAGATGCTGGAGGAAGGCCGCGACTTCGGCCGCTATCTCGACGTCGACGGCGACGGCATCCCCTACCGCACCTATCCCGGCACGCATCCGACCAAGGGCTCCTATTTCACCCGCGGCACCTCGCGCGACCGCTATGCGCGCTATTCCGAGGAAGGCCCCGTCTACGCCGACAACATGCAGCGCCTGGTGCGCAAATTCGAGACGGCGCAGGACCTCGTGCCGCGGCCGCTGCAAGCCAATGCGGAACGGCCGACCAAATATGGCGTGATCTATTTCGGCTCGACTTCGCCGGCGATGGACGAGGCGATCGGACTGTTGGAAGCGCGCGGGCATCAGCTCGATCGCCTGCGCATCCGCGCCTTCCCGTTCCATTCCAGCGTGGCGAGCTTCCTCGCCGAGCACGATTTCGTCTACGTGGTCGAGCAGAACCGCGACAGCCAGCTCCGCCAGCTCATCGTCAACGAGAACGGCATCGACCCGGTGCGCCTCGTGCCGATCGTGCATTACGACGGCACGCCGATCACCGCCCGTTTCATCGCGAAAGCCATTGGCGACCACCAGGATCACCTCAAGGTGACCCCGCTCCGCAAGGCCGTGTCATGACCTACATTGCAAAGCCGAAGTTTCATCATCCGGGCCTGAAGAAGAACGAGCTCGGCTACACGCATCGCGACTACGAGGGCAAGATCTCGACGCTGTGCGCCGGCTGCGGTCACGACTCGATCACCGCCTCGATCATCGAGGCCTGCTACGAGCTGTCGATCGAGCCGCATCGGGTGGCGAAGATATCCGGCATCGGCTGCTCGTCGAAGACGCCGGATTACTTCCTCGGCAATTCGCACGGCTTCAACTCCGTGCACGGGCGCATGCCGTCGGTGCTCACGGGCGCCAACCTCGCCAACCGCGATTTGATCTATCTCGGCGTTTCCGGCGACGGTGATTCCGCATCCATCGGCTTCGGCCAGTTCGCGCATTCGATCCGGCGCGGCGTCAACATGACCTATATCGTCGAGAACAACGGCGTCTACGGCCTGACCAAGGGCCAGTTCTCGGCGACCGCCGACCGTGGCTCGAAGTCCAAGAAGGGCGTGACCAACACCGACAACGCCATCGACCTCGTGGCGATCGCGCTGCAGTTAGGGGCCACCTTCGTCGCGCGCAGCTTCTCCGGCGACAAGACCCAGCTCGTGCCGCTGATCGCCGCCGCGATCCGCCACAAGGGCGCATCCTTCATCGACGTGATCAGCCCATGCATCGCCTTCAACAATCACGCCGGCTCGACCAAGAGCTTCGACTATGTCCGCGAGCACAACGATGCCGTAAACCGGCTCGACGTGCTGGTCGGCCGCGACCCGATCGCGGTCGATTACGCGCCGGGCACGGTGCAGATGGTCGAGCAGCATGACGGCAGCAGGATCGCGCTGCGCAAGATCGATGCCGATTACGATCCGCACGACCGGCTCGGGGCGATGACCTTCCTGCAGAAGCACGCCGCCAAGGGACAGATCGTCACCGGCCTGCTCTATGTCGATCCCGAGGCGGAAGACCTGCACGAGCACCTCAACACGGTCGAGACGCCGCTCAACGCGCTGGAGGCGGACACGCTCTGCCCGGGCTCGGCGGTGCTGGACAAGATCAACGCCAGCCTGCGTTGATCACTTAGCGGCTGAAACGGGCTGCCTGACGCGTATCGTGATCTTCTCCGACACGACGGGCGGCGCGAACGGATAGTGCTTCGCATCGCCCAGCACGAGCTGCAGCGTGTGCGTCCCAGGCGGAAGCTCGAGGAAGGTCTCGGTCTGTCCCGCCCCGAAGTGCAGATGCGATTTGTCCTGCGCGATCGGCTCCTTGGGATCGATGGGATCGTTGACGTCGACCAATAGATGATGATGGCCGGCGTTCTGATAGTCGTCGCCGGCATGCGTCACGCCCATGTTGCGCAGGCCGAACCGGACCCAGAATCCGCTGCGGACCTTCTGCCCGTCATGCGGGGTGATGAAATAGAGCTTTGCGTCCTTGGGGGCGGTCTTGCCCTGCGAATAGGCGACGCCCGGGAGCAGGGCGAGCGCCGCCGCCAGCGCGACGCAGCGAATGATTTTCATCAAACCTACTCCAGCACTTAAGGACTGAGCGCGACGCGGAATCCATGCGTCGGGTAACGAACATTGGTATCGTAACCATCGCGGTTGGATGGCCGCACATACCGCGAATCGTTCTTCCAGGAGCCCGAACGCAGGACGTGCGAGGCGCAATCTCCACCGGTCCATGCCGTTCCGTCGCCGGGCGCACCCTGATAGGTCCTGTGCCAGCAGTCCTCGACCCACTGATCGACGCCGCCACCCATGTCGTAGAGTCCGAATGGGTTGGGCTTGAAGCTGCCGACTTTCCCCGGCTGCTCGGCGGCGAGGTCACCGCAATCCTTGCACCCGGCCATACCCGGCTGCAGCTTGTCGCCCCACCAATACTTGGTCTGCGTTCCGCCGCGCGCCGCGTATTCCCATTCGGCTTCGCTCGGAAGCCGGTAGGCCTTCTTCGCTGCCTGCGCGAGCCAGGCGGCGTATTGTTGCGCATCGGTCCAGCTCACATTGGCGACCGGCGCATCGTCGTTGCCGGCGGCGGTGAATCCACACGCCTTGGCAGCGGCGCATTCGTTCCACTCCTGCACTGTTACCGGATATTTGCCGATCGAGAACGGCTTGACCGAGACCTGGTGGACCGGGCGTTCGGTCGGATCATCATTGCTTCCCATTGCGAAGCTGCCGCCGCGAATGGCGACCATCTGGGGTTCGCGGAAGGGCGTCGCCGACGCCGGGGCGGGCGACGAAGCCAATGAAGGAGACGGTTGCGGCGTCTGCGTCGTCGCTTCGCGCGGCGAAGGCTGCGGGCTCGGGGATGCGGCCGGCGAAGCGGTCGGCGTCGCGGCCTGTTCGCCCACCCTGCCCGGCTGCGTCAGCAGATACCAGAGCACGCCGGCGGCAATGACCAGCACCATGATGGCCAGGAGAAACATCAAGGCATTCTCGCGCCGGCTTCGCGTCCTGCCGACGGCATCTGCGTCCGGTAGCACGCGATAGATCCGCACGGGATCGGTGATGTTCTTGACCTTGTGATCGCCAAGCGCCTCATAGCCGCACACCACCTTGTGCTTGATCTGCTCGTAGATCGCGCCGGAGATATAGACCTGACCGGGCTCGGCGATACCCTCGATGCGCGTGGCGATGTTGACGCCGTCGCCGTAGATATCGTCCGGCTCGACGATGACGTCACCGAGATTGACGCCGATCCGATATTCGATCCGGGAATGCTTCGGAAGCGAGGCATTGCGGCCGATGAGGTTCTGCTGGATGACGATACTGCATCTGACAGCTTCGACGGGACTATCGAAAATGGCGATGAAGCCGTCGCCCGTCGTCTTCACCAGACTTCCGTGGTGCTCGACGATGGTGGGCTGGATGAGATCCCGCTCGATCCGCTTGACGCGAACATGCGTGCCCTCCTCGTCGGCCTGCATCAAGCGACTGTAGGAAGCGATGTCACCGACAATGATCGCGGCGAGACGACGAGGCATTGCGCCGTGCGGCGGCTCGTCATGACTTCCGGATCTGAAATTGCGAATTTCGCCCACCGCGGGGACTCCACGAACCTACCAGAAGGCAGCCCCAGCATACGACTTCGAAAAGCAATCGTCTGTGAAAGCTATCACATTGATGAACTGAGACAATGTCGCAGAAATCATCCACATCAAGTTCCGGAAGGCGAAAGCGCCATGTCGATTGAACCTTCTCGACCCTGCCGATGACTAATGCGCCGCGTGGAACCATCCATCTCACTCCGCCCTGCGATCATCATGCAGCGACCTTGCGAACGTTGAACGTGTCGCACGCAGCGCGCGTCTAACAGACAACAGCTCCTGCTATGGTTGTCACGCACGCGAGGCCGTCATGAAGTTCTCTCTCTTTGCTGCCCTTACCCTCGCTGCGCTGACCGGCGCGGCCCACGCCGAGGAGGCCGACAAGGTGCGGGAGGCAAACAAGGCGGAGGCGGAGACCTTCAACGCGCGGATGTATGCAGGCGTGCCCGGCAACAAGGCCTATGCCTGCTTCGTCCGCCGCTACGATGCCGAGCACCTGGCGCGGCATCCGAAGCAGAAGGTCGCGTCGATGAAGCTGCTGGTGTCGGCTGAATACGATGAGGAAGACAAACAGCTCCACAACTCATTCCGGCTCGGCTTCAAATACCGCCATCGCTCCGGCGATTTCGATTCCAGCGGTTCATGCCACCATGTGGTGCTCGGGGACTACGGTGACGAAGTCCGTCTCGGCTGCGGCGTCGATTGCGAAGGGGGCGGCATCGAGGTGGCGCTGTCGAAGGACAACAAATCGGCCATCGTCCGGCTCGAGCGTGTCCGGGTCTGGCAGAACAACAAGCCGGACGACGAGGCCGAGCAATCGCTGGTCGCCGGCGCCGACGACAAGATTTTCCGCCTCGACCCTGCCGACAGCAGCGAATGCGCCTCGCTCGTCACCGACCGCAAGGAACTCGCCGCGCTCCGCCACAAGTGATATCTGTCCGGCCATCTCAGACGCATGATCCGCATGGCGGCGCTGCCGCTGTCGCAGCCCATGCGCAGTCGAGGGAGACGTCATGAACCGGCGCAATATCCTCTGGAGCGCGGTTTCCAGCTTGGGCGCGATGTTCGCTGCCCGAGGCGCGAAAGCTGCAACGGAGGCCAATGCGAGCGACAAGCTCAAGGTCGTCTATCACCTGAGCGATGCCGAGAAGGTCAGTTTCGTACTCGGCAACATCCAGAACCATATCGACGGCGTCGGCGGTCCCGAGCATGTGACGATTGCGCTGGTGATCCACGGGCCGGCGTTGAAGGCGTTTCACTCGGCGCACGCCAACCCCGATATCGGCAAGCGGATCGGCGATTTCTCCAAGGACGGCGTCGAGCTCGCCGCCTGCGGCAACACGATGAGGGCGCAGAACGTCACGCTCAGGGATCTGCTGCCCGGCTTCGTCAGTGCGGAGAAAGGCGGCGTGGTTCGTCTCGCCGAACTCCAGTCGCAGGGTTACATCTACTTGCGGCCTTGAAACACGATGAAGTTCGGCCGCTCACCGGGGACCACCTCTCCCCGGCGGGAGAGGTGGTCCGAGCTCTGGGTTCGCATCGCTTCAACAAGAACTCATCCCGCTTGACTCATCCATAACTCTTCGGTTATGGATTATTTCATAACCGATGGGTTATGGATTAGAGATGTCGAGCACCCCCGACCTGCTGTTCAAAACCCTGGCCGATCCGACCCGACGGTCGATCTTCGAGCGGCTATGCCGCGACGGGGAGCAGACGGTCGGGGCGCTGACGGCCCGATCCGGCGTTTCACAGCCGGCGGTCTCGAAACATCTTGGCGCGCTGAAGCAGGCGGGGCTCGTGCGCGACCGCCACGAGGGCCGCCAGACCCATTACAGCGCAGAGCCCGGCGCGCTGAATCCGCTGATCGACTGGACGAGCCAGATGGCCGGATTCTGGCAGAACCGGCTCGATGCGCTCGAATATCTCCTGAAGAGGATGGACCAATGACAGAAGCTGCGACTGAGCTGCGCTCCGTGATCATCGAACGCGAGATGGCTTTTCCGCCGGAAAGGGTCTGGCGCGCGCTGACGCAGCCGCATCTGATCGAGGAATGGCTGATGAAGAACGACTTCAAGCCCGTCGTTGGCCACAAGTTCAACCTTCGCGGCGAGTGGGGCGGCGTGCTGGACTGCGAGGTTCTCACCATCGAGCCGCATAGAAGCCTCGCCTACACCTGGAATTTCACGCACGAGGACGCGAACTTCGATCTCAGAAGCGTCGTGACCTTTACGCTCACCCCGGCGGGCGGCGGCACCCATCTGCGCGTGGAGCAGGCAGGTTTCCGGCCCACCCAGAAGCAGGCCTATGGCGGCGCCCATGCCGGGTGGAAGCAGTTCTTTGCAAAACTCGAGGAGGTGCTGGCGCGGACGGAGTGAGCTCCACGACCAGCATCCCCTACCCCACCATCTTCACTCGAGAGGAGGTCCCATTGACCTGGAATATGCGGATTCGCCAGATCCATCGCTGGCTTTCGATCGCGTTCACGCTAGCCGTCATCGCCAACGTCGTCGCCATGACCCAACAGGTGCAGGCTCTGTGGGTGGGCCTCTTGGCGCTGGTCCCGCTCATCCTGTTGCTCGCGAGCGGCCTTTATTTGTTTGCGCTACCGTATGTGGCCGGCCGCCGCATGGCGGGTGAAACAAGCCAGTGAGTTGGCCGAACGGAAGGTAGAGGCAAGCGAGATCATGAAGAAGATCGCAACAGCAGCCAAGAAGACCGGCAGCGAGGCGGAAGGGGCTTCAGCATCCCATTTGATCGACGCGAAAATCCAGGAGCTTGGCGATTGGCGAGGCAAGATGTTGAGCCGGCTCCGGACCCTGATCAGGGAGGCCGATCCCGACGTCGTCGAGGAATTGAAGTGGCGCGGCGTGCCGGTGTGGTCGCACGACGGAATCATCTGCAGGGGCGAGACCTACAAGGCCGCCGTGAAGATGACTTTTGCAAAGGGCGCGGCGCTGGAGGACCCCGCGGGCCTCTTCAATTCCAGTCTCGAAGGGAATGTGAGGCGCGCCATCGATTTTCCCGAGGGCGCGAAGATCGACGAAAAGGCGCTGAAAGCGCTCATCCGCGCGGCCGTCGCCCTGAACACGTCCAAAGCCAAATCCAAGACCAAGGCCAAAGGCAAATCTGCCAAAGCTTCGGCTTAAGAAGCTCAAGCGGGTCGAGAACTCTCCCCCGTACGGAGAGGTGGCGGCGTCAGGCCGCCGCCGGCAGCGGCCGCGGGCTCACGACGTATTCGCGCACAACCTTGTCGTTGGCATCGACCTCGATCAGCGAGACGTCATAGGTCCAGAGATCGGCGAGATGCTGAAGCACCCGCTTGGCGTCGGTCTCGTTGAGCTGCGAGCCCTTGATGACGTGGTGGTGCAGGATCAGCCGGCGGTCGCCGGACAAATCGACGTCGACCACCTCGATATTGGCGTCGATGAAGCCGACATCATGCTGCCGCGCCAGCTCACGCCGCACCCGGCGGAAGCCGCGCTCGTCGTGAATGGCATCCACCCGGATTCCGGCGCGCTCCTCGGGATCGTCGTGCAGGTGGAACATCCGGAAGTGCCGCATCAGGCGCGGACTGAGGAACTGGCCAATGAAGCTCTCATCGCGATAGTTGGCCCAGACGTCGCGCAGCACGCCCATCACGTCGCCTTTGCCGGCGATGTCCGGGAACCATTCGCGGTCCTCGTCCTCGGGCTTGCTGACGATGCGCTCGATGTCCTGCATCACAGCGAAGCCGAGCGCATAGGGGTTGAATCCGGAGAAGCGCGGATCGTCGAATTCGGGCTGGAATACGACGTTGGTGTGCGATTGCAGGAATTCGAGGAAGTTGCCGTCGCTGATGCGGCCCTGCTGGTGCAGCTTGCTCATGATGCGATAGTGGACGTAGGTCGCCGTCCCCTCGTTCATCACCTTGGTCTGGCTCTGCGGGTAGAAATACTGCGCGATGTGCCGGACGATGCGCAAGAGCTCGCGCTGCCAGGGCGCCAGCCGCGGCGCGCTCTTCTCCAGGAAGTAGAGCAGGTTTTCCTGCGGCAGGCCCAGCAGCTTGCGGCGGCGTTCGATGCTGAGCGCGGATCGGCTCTTGGCCGCTCCCTTCGGCACGGTGCGCCAGAGGTCGTTGAAGACCTCCTCCTCGTGCTGGCGGCGCCGCCCTGCCCGCTTCTCTTCGGCGCGCAGGTCCAGCTTCTTCTTGCCGGGATAGCGGTCGATGCCGTGCGACATCAGCGCATGGGCGGCATCCAGCGTGCGCTCGACCTCGATGCGGCCGTGGCGCTCCTCGCAACTCGCGACGTAGTTCTTGGCGAAATCCAGATAGTCCAGAATACCGTCGGCGTCAGTCCACTGCTTGAACAGATAGTTGTTCTTGAAGAAATGATTGTGGCCGAAGGCGGCGTGCGCGATCACCAGCGTCTGCATCGTCGCCGTATTCTCCTCCATCAGGTAGGAGATGCAGGGCGAGGAGTTGATCACGATCTCATAGGCGAGCCCCATCAGGCCCTTGCGATAGGAAGCCTCGTGGAACGCGAAGTGCTTGCCGAACGACCAGTGCTTGTAGAACAGCGGCATGCCTACGGACGAATAGGCATCCAGCATCTGCTCGGCGGTGATGACCTCGATCTGGTTCGGATAGACGTCGAGCCCGAGATCCTTTGTCGCCAACTCCTCGCAGGCGTCGTGAACGCGCTGCAGGGTGTGGAAGTCCCAATCCGCACCTTCGAACAATCGTTCCGTCATGGAGCGGCCTTCTCCTGGGTTTCGCGGCGCTGGAACAGGTCGTGGAACACCGGAAAAATCTCGCTGCGCTCGCTGACCTTGCGCATCGACAGCGGCGCGCCGGTGTTGCGCAGGCGGTCATAGAGAGTCCAGAGCGAGGAATCGGACAGATCGAAGGCACTGCCGCCGGACTCGCCGACTTCGAGATAGGCAAAGAACTGGCAGACAGGAAGGATCTTCTCCGTCAGCAGCATGCCCGCGAGCTCGCCGTCGGAATAGGAATTGTCACCGTCGGAGGCCTGGGCCGCGTAGATGTTCCAGTCCGCCGGATTGAAGCGCTCGCGCACGATCTCGTG is from Bradyrhizobium sp. ISRA430 and encodes:
- a CDS encoding DUF1801 domain-containing protein; this translates as MKKIATAAKKTGSEAEGASASHLIDAKIQELGDWRGKMLSRLRTLIREADPDVVEELKWRGVPVWSHDGIICRGETYKAAVKMTFAKGAALEDPAGLFNSSLEGNVRRAIDFPEGAKIDEKALKALIRAAVALNTSKAKSKTKAKGKSAKASA
- a CDS encoding SUMF1/EgtB/PvdO family nonheme iron enzyme, translating into MGEIRNFRSGSHDEPPHGAMPRRLAAIIVGDIASYSRLMQADEEGTHVRVKRIERDLIQPTIVEHHGSLVKTTGDGFIAIFDSPVEAVRCSIVIQQNLIGRNASLPKHSRIEYRIGVNLGDVIVEPDDIYGDGVNIATRIEGIAEPGQVYISGAIYEQIKHKVVCGYEALGDHKVKNITDPVRIYRVLPDADAVGRTRSRRENALMFLLAIMVLVIAAGVLWYLLTQPGRVGEQAATPTASPAASPSPQPSPREATTQTPQPSPSLASSPAPASATPFREPQMVAIRGGSFAMGSNDDPTERPVHQVSVKPFSIGKYPVTVQEWNECAAAKACGFTAAGNDDAPVANVSWTDAQQYAAWLAQAAKKAYRLPSEAEWEYAARGGTQTKYWWGDKLQPGMAGCKDCGDLAAEQPGKVGSFKPNPFGLYDMGGGVDQWVEDCWHRTYQGAPGDGTAWTGGDCASHVLRSGSWKNDSRYVRPSNRDGYDTNVRYPTHGFRVALSP
- a CDS encoding DsrE family protein, with the translated sequence MNRRNILWSAVSSLGAMFAARGAKAATEANASDKLKVVYHLSDAEKVSFVLGNIQNHIDGVGGPEHVTIALVIHGPALKAFHSAHANPDIGKRIGDFSKDGVELAACGNTMRAQNVTLRDLLPGFVSAEKGGVVRLAELQSQGYIYLRP
- a CDS encoding 2-oxoacid:ferredoxin oxidoreductase subunit beta; protein product: MTYIAKPKFHHPGLKKNELGYTHRDYEGKISTLCAGCGHDSITASIIEACYELSIEPHRVAKISGIGCSSKTPDYFLGNSHGFNSVHGRMPSVLTGANLANRDLIYLGVSGDGDSASIGFGQFAHSIRRGVNMTYIVENNGVYGLTKGQFSATADRGSKSKKGVTNTDNAIDLVAIALQLGATFVARSFSGDKTQLVPLIAAAIRHKGASFIDVISPCIAFNNHAGSTKSFDYVREHNDAVNRLDVLVGRDPIAVDYAPGTVQMVEQHDGSRIALRKIDADYDPHDRLGAMTFLQKHAAKGQIVTGLLYVDPEAEDLHEHLNTVETPLNALEADTLCPGSAVLDKINASLR
- a CDS encoding FAD-dependent oxidoreductase translates to MKPTDIAAPDYFHKVVDCQWACPAHTPVPEYIRLIAQGRYSDAYMINWKSNVFPGILGRTCDRPCEPACRRGRVEDNPVAICRLKRVAADFKDDIKQRLPHPAAKNGKRIALVGGGPASLTVARDLAPLGYHCTVFDADPEAGGMMRTQIPKFRLPNSVIDEETGYILNLGVEFKGGHRIDSMKALLTEKYDAIFVGSGAPRGRELDIPGRKEAAGNIHIGIDWLSSVSFGHTDKIGKRVIVLGGGNTAMDCCRTARRLGGEDVKVIVRSGFDEMKASPWEKEDAIHEDIPILNFLVPVAFIHDNGKLTGVTFQKVKAEYDAKGRRNLVPSGEPDQTFECDDVLVAVGQENAFPWIEQDCGIEFDKWHMPKVDPKTFVSTNPKVFFGGDAAFGPKNIIWAVAHGHDAALSIHRLLSGQDITERPLPEVHVSSQKMGIHEWSYDNDISVDKRFKVPHRDKVVALKDIRAEVELGYDVKLALGEAHRCLNCDVQTVFSTALCIECDACADICPMDCITFTANGEESDLRQRLKAPSPHPDQDLYVSSDLKTGRVMVKDEDVCLHCGLCAERCPTGAWDMQKYFIEMTHAGSSCPTKSRSAA
- a CDS encoding SpoVR family protein, which translates into the protein MTERLFEGADWDFHTLQRVHDACEELATKDLGLDVYPNQIEVITAEQMLDAYSSVGMPLFYKHWSFGKHFAFHEASYRKGLMGLAYEIVINSSPCISYLMEENTATMQTLVIAHAAFGHNHFFKNNYLFKQWTDADGILDYLDFAKNYVASCEERHGRIEVERTLDAAHALMSHGIDRYPGKKKLDLRAEEKRAGRRRQHEEEVFNDLWRTVPKGAAKSRSALSIERRRKLLGLPQENLLYFLEKSAPRLAPWQRELLRIVRHIAQYFYPQSQTKVMNEGTATYVHYRIMSKLHQQGRISDGNFLEFLQSHTNVVFQPEFDDPRFSGFNPYALGFAVMQDIERIVSKPEDEDREWFPDIAGKGDVMGVLRDVWANYRDESFIGQFLSPRLMRHFRMFHLHDDPEERAGIRVDAIHDERGFRRVRRELARQHDVGFIDANIEVVDVDLSGDRRLILHHHVIKGSQLNETDAKRVLQHLADLWTYDVSLIEVDANDKVVREYVVSPRPLPAAA
- a CDS encoding metalloregulator ArsR/SmtB family transcription factor; amino-acid sequence: MSSTPDLLFKTLADPTRRSIFERLCRDGEQTVGALTARSGVSQPAVSKHLGALKQAGLVRDRHEGRQTHYSAEPGALNPLIDWTSQMAGFWQNRLDALEYLLKRMDQ
- a CDS encoding DUF4399 domain-containing protein, producing the protein MKIIRCVALAAALALLPGVAYSQGKTAPKDAKLYFITPHDGQKVRSGFWVRFGLRNMGVTHAGDDYQNAGHHHLLVDVNDPIDPKEPIAQDKSHLHFGAGQTETFLELPPGTHTLQLVLGDAKHYPFAPPVVSEKITIRVRQPVSAAK
- a CDS encoding SRPBCC domain-containing protein; its protein translation is MTEAATELRSVIIEREMAFPPERVWRALTQPHLIEEWLMKNDFKPVVGHKFNLRGEWGGVLDCEVLTIEPHRSLAYTWNFTHEDANFDLRSVVTFTLTPAGGGTHLRVEQAGFRPTQKQAYGGAHAGWKQFFAKLEEVLARTE
- a CDS encoding 2-oxoacid:acceptor oxidoreductase subunit alpha codes for the protein MSDKKPISSVNDFVVRFANVNGSGSASANELFARAILRHGVPVSPRNIFPSNIQGLPTWYEVRVTEAGHLGARGGVDMMVAMNPQTWDKDVAGIEPGGYLFYDSTKPMPSTKFRDDITVIGVPLTAITNSTYTDPRQRQLFKNIIYLGALSALLDMDPKVIEQLIGEQYKGKEKLLSSNVHALHLGRDWALQNLKCPIGLRVKKADKVGDRIFIEGNSAAALGAVYGGATVCAWYPITPSSSVAEAFTSHCKKYRHDPETGKAKYAIVQGEDELASIGIVIGASWNGARAFTATSGPGISLMTEFIGLSYFAEIPAVIMNIQRAGPSTGMPTRTQQCDVIACAYASHGDTKHVLLFPEDPAEAFEFAAAAFDLAERLQTTIFLMLDLDIGMNHRLCRPLKWDDARQYDRGKIMTAEMLEEGRDFGRYLDVDGDGIPYRTYPGTHPTKGSYFTRGTSRDRYARYSEEGPVYADNMQRLVRKFETAQDLVPRPLQANAERPTKYGVIYFGSTSPAMDEAIGLLEARGHQLDRLRIRAFPFHSSVASFLAEHDFVYVVEQNRDSQLRQLIVNENGIDPVRLVPIVHYDGTPITARFIAKAIGDHQDHLKVTPLRKAVS